Below is a window of Paremcibacter congregatus DNA.
GACATGCAGGCTCAGGGGATCGACTGAAACGCCCCAGACAATCTCCGGATAAATACCGTAAGAGGCAAGAAAATCGGCCAACACCAGGGAATCGAACAGGGACTCATCCCGGCTGCTGTAAAACAAAACCTGCAGGATGCGGAACACCTCCACCAGATCACGGGTCTTGATGAAACTCGACCCGCCGCCGCCCCGGCTGACAGCCCGAAGCTTGCGCCGCGCCAACCGGACCGTGATCTGCTCAAGCGAATGACACCACAGAGCCAGCCTCACGGCCAGAACGGCCCTCAAACAACGGTATAAATGCCCAAACCCGATGACGGGAATACCGTCGAAAGGATAGCTGTCCAGGTCACCTTTCACCGCAGGAAAAGAATTTCGCTGTCCTGTTTCTGCCCCATCAGTAGCCCGGCCAACCAAAACATCCTTTTCCACCAGAGACGTCAGGGCCGACATCAGATCAGAAAGGCGGACATCCCCCGGCGGTGTGTCTTCCTGCATCAGCACATCCAGAACCTGCTTTTCACCGGCATCCAGAAGCTGACAGTCATTCTTCCGCAGGTTATAGACCACGCAACGGTCCTCGATACAACAGGTATACACTTGCGGTGCCAAGGCATAACGGTGTTTCAAATCATGGACAAAGCTATCATTCATGATCATTCCGCCTCCGCCTGGGCGCGCCGCAATAACAAAAGCAGTTCCGGCAGAAAAGTGATCATTTTGTCATGATACTCCTGCAGGGCCTGACGCAGGCCGGCGATATCCTTCTGGTCATAAAGCCCGCAGATGTTTTTCAGTTCATCTTTCCAGGTGGGCATCAACTGGCATTCCTGCAGACGGATATAATAGGTCCTGTCATTGACATTCTTGACCCCGTGGAGGATTTCCAGATTACCGGACTGCCGGGCCATATGGACAAACACCTGATTGAGGATATGAACATATTCCGCCGGCGTCCGGGCGCATAATTCCCCGGCGTCATCGCAGAATTTAGGCGGTTTCATCATCCCCGGCCCCGGGGCGGCCTCGCGAATATAGCTCAGCGACAGATCAAGCAACGCCAGATTAAGCACATAAAGGCTTTGAATCTCCATGCCGGAGATTTCCTTGGTGAAGAAACCGGCTTTCGGCACATCCCGGATCATGCGTTCCGCCGCCAGATGAATCAATACTTCCCGGACCGGGGTATTGCTCACCCCCAGGCCATCCGCCAGCGGCTCTACCAATATGCGTTTCCCCAACGGAAGTTCATGTTCCATGATCATGGTTTTGATGCTGCCATAAACGCGATTGCTTTCCGCGATGCCCTTTGTTGTGCCATCGGCTATCCCTGTTTGCATGCCTCGGTTCCTTCGCCTTTATAAAACCGCCATCAGGCGGGGGATGGTTTTAAATCTGGTGAGATGATACTGCGCCACGGCGTCCCGTAATTTCCCGATTTCATTCCTGTGGTACAGATGACATAAATGGGCCACTTCTTCGTCTACGGCCTCAATCAGGGTGCATTCACACAGACGGATATAAGAAAGCCGTTGATTGATCATCACCACCATTTCGGTGAAATCGCTTCGCCCGGCCTGGGTGACAATATGCAGAAACAGTTCGCCGGTAATCCGCACCAGATCTTTTTGCGACAACGGGCCGCCGGTGGCGCCCGCCTTCTCCGCCTTATCCTCCCGGGCAACAAATAACTGCGGGTATTGCACAACCCCGTTCGCCACGTCATGGGCTTCGAGAATTTCCAGGGAACGGTCCAGAAGGACCTTGTTTTCCTCATACAGGGTACAGACTTCAACGTTGGAAAAATGACGGGTGAAAAAACCTGATTCCGGGCGTTCGACCACCACCCCTTCCTGCACCAGACGCCACAGTGCCTGATAAATTTCCTGTCTCGGACAGGGATCCAGAATAATAGCGATATGTTCTACCATAAGATGTGTCTGTGGCGGCAACCCGTGGGTCTGAACCAGTTCCCTGACCTGTTCATAAACCGAACTCCCCCTGCCTTCCGTGATGTCTTCAGCGTCCTGTGTCATATCCTTGTCCTTATCTCGTCTAAACCCCCGGCCTGTCTAAAACTCTGGCTTGTCTAAAACTCTGGCCTGTCTAAAATTCTGGATCTCTCTTGAAAACGTTACCCTTTTTGATCGTCTGACACTGTCCCGGGAGCAAAGCTGTACATCCCGTATCGATATTTTCCCGCATCAGCGGCGCAAGCCAGGGGATATCCCCCGTCACCCCCGGAAAGTCATCCGGATGGGATACCCAGGTTGTCCCAAGAAGATAC
It encodes the following:
- a CDS encoding lasso peptide biosynthesis protein, coding for MIMNDSFVHDLKHRYALAPQVYTCCIEDRCVVYNLRKNDCQLLDAGEKQVLDVLMQEDTPPGDVRLSDLMSALTSLVEKDVLVGRATDGAETGQRNSFPAVKGDLDSYPFDGIPVIGFGHLYRCLRAVLAVRLALWCHSLEQITVRLARRKLRAVSRGGGGSSFIKTRDLVEVFRILQVLFYSSRDESLFDSLVLADFLASYGIYPEIVWGVSVDPLSLHVWVQGGEVSYNCPLDHVDDFKPIMAV
- a CDS encoding GntR family transcriptional regulator, coding for MQTGIADGTTKGIAESNRVYGSIKTMIMEHELPLGKRILVEPLADGLGVSNTPVREVLIHLAAERMIRDVPKAGFFTKEISGMEIQSLYVLNLALLDLSLSYIREAAPGPGMMKPPKFCDDAGELCARTPAEYVHILNQVFVHMARQSGNLEILHGVKNVNDRTYYIRLQECQLMPTWKDELKNICGLYDQKDIAGLRQALQEYHDKMITFLPELLLLLRRAQAEAE